One window of the Eucalyptus grandis isolate ANBG69807.140 chromosome 6, ASM1654582v1, whole genome shotgun sequence genome contains the following:
- the LOC104447902 gene encoding phosphatidate phosphatase PAH2 isoform X1, producing the protein MYAVGRLGNYITRGVSTVSGPFHPFGGAVDIIVVEQPDGSFKSSPWYVRFGKFQGVLKAKEKIVNISVNGVEADFHMFLDQRGEAYFLREVEGEDGDLVLLPSSSSSGDDTDGQSRANKRPVKSKSCNYDTRGPNSIILSDEKIVARTNSRRSRIFGLVFGRRSVKADGYKDEDGDPGVERVDSLERAEIAADLLEMKWSTNLSTKNYGKDAASRFHPNVVLDNKPDEVLQIEDKNGGAENPLKSGLSCEGTEIGHHDPSVEKVEHCVSNGGKELPRVSTSGQVFEISTVRDSVLEEKSDVIVEETTQYVHSVDTANQTVNAEVVIAKIAGPVSDTSSSLDHEELKKYEWDSTEKNADFLENDTLGENRDADKVESCAYWVMSETFDSGLHSSTEHSQEEVYLAGGEAGEVSIKTIEAKTVVLPEQDIITEFQAEDVELDRKQKDSQQTSSWLINECIKLQVEEPVSAVASFDKIAEAEPTCGEDIRSMISVTEKDYLSYNDKSYRDNIGRELKLKLESSGNAENCLGDCLVSKTTISPTSESSEEEQFPFSDLDGFNVNEVTCVDAVSPEPANEESHLLLSMQCSGETGSSDGHEKSCASSDFDDQENSSVDPDNTIENSNIISSPINISRSHGIDGDEGMRLVESMPNMRSNVENLDSCELDIPLGHSLDSNYESLEFSIPSKEDASCSKSYACKEDQLAQDQPNAGDIQGLGGTKNFPFDPAVEVSLCKHLLYVGMGADAASQAFDAEKLDIHRYTSLGPSVVKDDRLVVRIGGQYFPWDAASPILLGMASFGADRIFEPKGMIAIDKEERTLDGNASKVIIPAGGSWRIWPFSLKNSKSRKARYSVRSFGAESVSETANSPNADELLPKPKVVKKMAKAMTPTSEQLASLNLKEGSNLVTFTFSTAMLGKQQVDARIYLWKWNSRVIISDVDGTITRSDVLGQFMPLVGVDWSQSGVAHLFSAIKENGYQLLFLSARAISQAYHTRRFLFNIKQDGKTLPDGPVVISPDGLFPSLYREVIRRAPHEFKIACLEEIRALFPPDHNPFYAGFGNRNTDEVSYLKVGIPKGKIFTINPKGEIAVNKHVDTKSYTSLHALVHGMFPPRAVEQEDFNSWNFWKLPPATIDV; encoded by the exons ATGTATGCAGTAGGTAGGCTAGGTAATTACATCACACGGGGTGTCTCCACTGTTTCTGGTCCATTTCATCCCTTTGGTGGAGCTGTGGATATAATTGTGGTGGAGCAACCGGATGGCAGCTTCAAATCGTCTCCCTGGTATGTCCGCTTTGGGAAATTCCAAGGCGTGTTGAAGGCGAAGGAGAAGATCGTCAACATCAGCGTCAATGGAGTTGAGGCCGACTTCCACATGTTTTTGGACCAAAGAGGAGAGGCTTACTTCCTCCGAGAAGTCGAGGGAGAAGATGGGGATTTGGTGTTGCTCCCGTCTTCTTCGTCTTCCGGCGATGACACAGATGGGCAGTCTCGGGCAAATAAGAGGCCGGTGAAGAGCAAAAGCTGCAATTACGACACAAGAGGACCAAATTCCATCATTTTGAGCGATGAAAAGATTGTTGCTAGGACCAATTCTCGAAGGTCGCGCATTTTCGGGCTGGTTTTTGGGCGGAGGTCGGTGAAGGCAGATGGTTACAAGGATGAAGATGGTGATCCCGGTGTGGAGAGGGTGGATTCGTTGGAGCGTGCGGAGATTGCCGCAGACCTCTTGGAGATGAAGTGGTCCACAAATCTTTCCACTAAGAACTACGGGAAGGATGCTGCTTCTCGGTTTCATCCTAATGTTGTTCTGGATAATAAGCCTGACGAGGTTTTGCAGATAGAGGACAAAAATGGTGGGGCAGAAAATCCTTTGAAGAGCGGTTTATCGTGTGAAGGAACTGAAATTGGTCACCATGATCCGTCTGTTGAAAAGGTGGAGCATTGTGTTTCTAATGGTGGCAAAGAATTGCCACGTGTTAGCACTTCAGGACAAGTTTTTGAAATTTCGACTGTCAGGGACAGTGTTTTGGAAGAGAAGAGTGACGTAATAGTGGAAGAAACTACCCAGTATGTACATAGTGTAGATACTGCCAATCAGACTGTAAATGCGGAGGTTGTAATTGCCAAGATCGCTGGCCCTGTTTCAGACACTTCCAGTTCACTGGATCATGAAGAACTCAAGAAATATGAATGGGATTCCACTGAAAAGAATGctgattttctggaaaatgacaCTCTTGGCGAGAACAGGGACGCTGATAAAGTTGAATCCTGTGCTTACTGGGTGATGTCAGAGACCTTTGATTCAGGATTGCATTCATCAACTGAGCATTCTCAGGAAGAAGTGTACCTTGCTGGTGGAGAAGCTGGTGAAGTTTCTATCAAGACAATTGAAGCCAAAACTGTGGTACTGCCTGAG CAGGATATAATCACCGAGTTCCAAGCTGAAGATGTTGAACTGGACAGAAAACAGAAGGATTCTCAACAGACGTCTTCTTGGTTAATAAATGAATGTATTAAACTGCAAGTCGAAGAGCCAGTTTCAGCAGTGGCTTCTTTTGACAAGATAGCAGAAGCTGAACCCACATGTGGTGAAGATATCCGGAGCATGATCAGTGTCACTGAAAAAGATTACCTCTCTTACAATGATAAAAGCTATAGAGATAATATCGGTAGAGAGCTGAAACTTAAGTTGGAGTCTAGTGGCAATGCTGAGAACTGCCTAGGTGATTGCCTTGTGTCAAAAACTACAATTTCTCCAACATCTGAAAGTTCAGAGGAGGAACAATTTCCTTTCAGTGACCTTGATGGTTTCAATGTCAATGAGGTTACATGTGTGGATGCAGTTTCACCAGAGCCTGCGAATGAAGAAAGTCATCTCTTGTTGAGTATGCAATGCAGTGGGGAGACTGGTTCGAGTGATGGACATGAGAAGTCATGTGCATCTTCTGATTTTGACGATCAAGAGAATTCATCAGTTGACCCTGATAATACAATTGAGAACTCAAATATTATCTCAAGCCCTATTAACATTTCTAGAAGCCATGGCATCGATGGGGATGAAGGTATGCGGCTAGTGGAATCAATGCCAAACATGAGGTCTAATGTTGAAAATCTGGACTCATGTGAGCTCGACATTCCCCTCGGTCACTCATTAGACTCAAATTACGAATCGCTGGAATTTTCTATCCCAAGCAAGGAAGATGCAAGTTGTTCAAAGTCTTATGCATGCAAAGAGGACCAATTAGCGCAAGACCAGCCTAACGCTGGAGACATCCAGGGTTTAGGAGGCACAAAGAATTTCCCTTTTGATCCTGCAGTAG AAGTGTCCCTCTGCAAACACTTGTTGTATGTAGGTATGGGGGCCGATGCTGCATCCCAAGCATTTGATGCTGAAAAGTTGGACATCCATAGATATACTTCTCTAGGTCCTTCTGTTGTCAAGGATGATAGGCTTGTTGTTAGAATTGGTGGTCAATACTTCCCCTGGGATGCAGCTTCTCCCATTCTTCTGGGGATGGCTTCTTTTGGAGCTGATCGAATATTTGAACCCAAGGGCATGATAGCCATTGATAAAGAGGAGAGAACTCTTGATGGAAATGCATCAAAAGTCATAATTCCAGCTGGTGGAAGCTGGAGAATTTGGCCCTTCTccttgaaaaattccaaatctcGAAAAGCTAGGTATAGTGTCAGAAGCTTTGGTGCTGAAAGTGTTTCAGAGACAGCTAACAGCCCTAATGCAGACGAATTGCTGCCTAAACCAAAAGTGGTGAAAAAGATGGCAAAGGCAATGACTCCTACATCTGAGCAGCTTGCGTCCCTAAATTTGAAAGAAGGAAGCAATTTGGTGACCTTCACATTTTCCACTGCAATGCTGGGAAAGCAGCAG GTTGACGCACGAATATATTTGTGGAAATGGAACAGTCGTGTCATCATCTCGGATGTAGATGGGACCATAACCAG ATCAGATGTTTTGGGTCAGTTTATGCCTTTGGTTGGAGTTGATTGGTCACAAAGTGGGGTTGCACATCTGTTTTCAGCTATTAAG GAAAATGGGTATCAATTGCTGTTTCTTAGTGCACGTGCAATTTCTCAGGCTTATCACACTAGGCGATTTCTGTTCAACATCAAGCAG GATGGCAAGACTTTACCGGATGGACCTGTTGTCATTTCTCCTGATGGACTTTTCCCTTCTTTATATCGAGAAG TTATAAGAAGGGCACCTCATGAATTCAAGATTGCATGCTTGGAG GAGATTAGGGCATTGTTTCCTCCTGATCACAACCCATTCTATGCTGGTtttgggaacagaaacactGATGAAGTCAGTTATTTGAAAGTCGGaattccaaaaggaaaaatattcaCCATCAATCCTAAG GGTGAAATTGCTGTCAACAAACATGTTGACACGAAATCTTACACGTCACTTCATGCTTTGGTGCATGGCATGTTTCCACCGAGGGCAGTTGAGCAG GAAGATTTTAATTCTTGGAATTTTTGGAAGCTGCCGCCTGCCACTATCGATGTATGA
- the LOC104447902 gene encoding phosphatidate phosphatase PAH2 isoform X2 — MYAVGRLGNYITRGVSTVSGPFHPFGGAVDIIVVEQPDGSFKSSPWYVRFGKFQGVLKAKEKIVNISVNGVEADFHMFLDQRGEAYFLREVEGEDGDLVLLPSSSSSGDDTDGQSRANKRPVKSKSCNYDTRGPNSIILSDEKIVARTNSRRSRIFGLVFGRRSVKADGYKDEDGDPGVERVDSLERAEIAADLLEMKWSTNLSTKNYGKDAASRFHPNVVLDNKPDEVLQIEDKNGGAENPLKSGLSCEGTEIGHHDPSVEKVEHCVSNGGKELPRVSTSGQVFEISTVRDSVLEEKSDVIVEETTQYVHSVDTANQTVNAEVVIAKIAGPVSDTSSSLDHEELKKYEWDSTEKNADFLENDTLGENRDADKVESCAYWVMSETFDSGLHSSTEHSQEEVYLAGGEAGEVSIKTIEAKTVVLPEDIITEFQAEDVELDRKQKDSQQTSSWLINECIKLQVEEPVSAVASFDKIAEAEPTCGEDIRSMISVTEKDYLSYNDKSYRDNIGRELKLKLESSGNAENCLGDCLVSKTTISPTSESSEEEQFPFSDLDGFNVNEVTCVDAVSPEPANEESHLLLSMQCSGETGSSDGHEKSCASSDFDDQENSSVDPDNTIENSNIISSPINISRSHGIDGDEGMRLVESMPNMRSNVENLDSCELDIPLGHSLDSNYESLEFSIPSKEDASCSKSYACKEDQLAQDQPNAGDIQGLGGTKNFPFDPAVEVSLCKHLLYVGMGADAASQAFDAEKLDIHRYTSLGPSVVKDDRLVVRIGGQYFPWDAASPILLGMASFGADRIFEPKGMIAIDKEERTLDGNASKVIIPAGGSWRIWPFSLKNSKSRKARYSVRSFGAESVSETANSPNADELLPKPKVVKKMAKAMTPTSEQLASLNLKEGSNLVTFTFSTAMLGKQQVDARIYLWKWNSRVIISDVDGTITRSDVLGQFMPLVGVDWSQSGVAHLFSAIKENGYQLLFLSARAISQAYHTRRFLFNIKQDGKTLPDGPVVISPDGLFPSLYREVIRRAPHEFKIACLEEIRALFPPDHNPFYAGFGNRNTDEVSYLKVGIPKGKIFTINPKGEIAVNKHVDTKSYTSLHALVHGMFPPRAVEQEDFNSWNFWKLPPATIDV, encoded by the exons ATGTATGCAGTAGGTAGGCTAGGTAATTACATCACACGGGGTGTCTCCACTGTTTCTGGTCCATTTCATCCCTTTGGTGGAGCTGTGGATATAATTGTGGTGGAGCAACCGGATGGCAGCTTCAAATCGTCTCCCTGGTATGTCCGCTTTGGGAAATTCCAAGGCGTGTTGAAGGCGAAGGAGAAGATCGTCAACATCAGCGTCAATGGAGTTGAGGCCGACTTCCACATGTTTTTGGACCAAAGAGGAGAGGCTTACTTCCTCCGAGAAGTCGAGGGAGAAGATGGGGATTTGGTGTTGCTCCCGTCTTCTTCGTCTTCCGGCGATGACACAGATGGGCAGTCTCGGGCAAATAAGAGGCCGGTGAAGAGCAAAAGCTGCAATTACGACACAAGAGGACCAAATTCCATCATTTTGAGCGATGAAAAGATTGTTGCTAGGACCAATTCTCGAAGGTCGCGCATTTTCGGGCTGGTTTTTGGGCGGAGGTCGGTGAAGGCAGATGGTTACAAGGATGAAGATGGTGATCCCGGTGTGGAGAGGGTGGATTCGTTGGAGCGTGCGGAGATTGCCGCAGACCTCTTGGAGATGAAGTGGTCCACAAATCTTTCCACTAAGAACTACGGGAAGGATGCTGCTTCTCGGTTTCATCCTAATGTTGTTCTGGATAATAAGCCTGACGAGGTTTTGCAGATAGAGGACAAAAATGGTGGGGCAGAAAATCCTTTGAAGAGCGGTTTATCGTGTGAAGGAACTGAAATTGGTCACCATGATCCGTCTGTTGAAAAGGTGGAGCATTGTGTTTCTAATGGTGGCAAAGAATTGCCACGTGTTAGCACTTCAGGACAAGTTTTTGAAATTTCGACTGTCAGGGACAGTGTTTTGGAAGAGAAGAGTGACGTAATAGTGGAAGAAACTACCCAGTATGTACATAGTGTAGATACTGCCAATCAGACTGTAAATGCGGAGGTTGTAATTGCCAAGATCGCTGGCCCTGTTTCAGACACTTCCAGTTCACTGGATCATGAAGAACTCAAGAAATATGAATGGGATTCCACTGAAAAGAATGctgattttctggaaaatgacaCTCTTGGCGAGAACAGGGACGCTGATAAAGTTGAATCCTGTGCTTACTGGGTGATGTCAGAGACCTTTGATTCAGGATTGCATTCATCAACTGAGCATTCTCAGGAAGAAGTGTACCTTGCTGGTGGAGAAGCTGGTGAAGTTTCTATCAAGACAATTGAAGCCAAAACTGTGGTACTGCCTGAG GATATAATCACCGAGTTCCAAGCTGAAGATGTTGAACTGGACAGAAAACAGAAGGATTCTCAACAGACGTCTTCTTGGTTAATAAATGAATGTATTAAACTGCAAGTCGAAGAGCCAGTTTCAGCAGTGGCTTCTTTTGACAAGATAGCAGAAGCTGAACCCACATGTGGTGAAGATATCCGGAGCATGATCAGTGTCACTGAAAAAGATTACCTCTCTTACAATGATAAAAGCTATAGAGATAATATCGGTAGAGAGCTGAAACTTAAGTTGGAGTCTAGTGGCAATGCTGAGAACTGCCTAGGTGATTGCCTTGTGTCAAAAACTACAATTTCTCCAACATCTGAAAGTTCAGAGGAGGAACAATTTCCTTTCAGTGACCTTGATGGTTTCAATGTCAATGAGGTTACATGTGTGGATGCAGTTTCACCAGAGCCTGCGAATGAAGAAAGTCATCTCTTGTTGAGTATGCAATGCAGTGGGGAGACTGGTTCGAGTGATGGACATGAGAAGTCATGTGCATCTTCTGATTTTGACGATCAAGAGAATTCATCAGTTGACCCTGATAATACAATTGAGAACTCAAATATTATCTCAAGCCCTATTAACATTTCTAGAAGCCATGGCATCGATGGGGATGAAGGTATGCGGCTAGTGGAATCAATGCCAAACATGAGGTCTAATGTTGAAAATCTGGACTCATGTGAGCTCGACATTCCCCTCGGTCACTCATTAGACTCAAATTACGAATCGCTGGAATTTTCTATCCCAAGCAAGGAAGATGCAAGTTGTTCAAAGTCTTATGCATGCAAAGAGGACCAATTAGCGCAAGACCAGCCTAACGCTGGAGACATCCAGGGTTTAGGAGGCACAAAGAATTTCCCTTTTGATCCTGCAGTAG AAGTGTCCCTCTGCAAACACTTGTTGTATGTAGGTATGGGGGCCGATGCTGCATCCCAAGCATTTGATGCTGAAAAGTTGGACATCCATAGATATACTTCTCTAGGTCCTTCTGTTGTCAAGGATGATAGGCTTGTTGTTAGAATTGGTGGTCAATACTTCCCCTGGGATGCAGCTTCTCCCATTCTTCTGGGGATGGCTTCTTTTGGAGCTGATCGAATATTTGAACCCAAGGGCATGATAGCCATTGATAAAGAGGAGAGAACTCTTGATGGAAATGCATCAAAAGTCATAATTCCAGCTGGTGGAAGCTGGAGAATTTGGCCCTTCTccttgaaaaattccaaatctcGAAAAGCTAGGTATAGTGTCAGAAGCTTTGGTGCTGAAAGTGTTTCAGAGACAGCTAACAGCCCTAATGCAGACGAATTGCTGCCTAAACCAAAAGTGGTGAAAAAGATGGCAAAGGCAATGACTCCTACATCTGAGCAGCTTGCGTCCCTAAATTTGAAAGAAGGAAGCAATTTGGTGACCTTCACATTTTCCACTGCAATGCTGGGAAAGCAGCAG GTTGACGCACGAATATATTTGTGGAAATGGAACAGTCGTGTCATCATCTCGGATGTAGATGGGACCATAACCAG ATCAGATGTTTTGGGTCAGTTTATGCCTTTGGTTGGAGTTGATTGGTCACAAAGTGGGGTTGCACATCTGTTTTCAGCTATTAAG GAAAATGGGTATCAATTGCTGTTTCTTAGTGCACGTGCAATTTCTCAGGCTTATCACACTAGGCGATTTCTGTTCAACATCAAGCAG GATGGCAAGACTTTACCGGATGGACCTGTTGTCATTTCTCCTGATGGACTTTTCCCTTCTTTATATCGAGAAG TTATAAGAAGGGCACCTCATGAATTCAAGATTGCATGCTTGGAG GAGATTAGGGCATTGTTTCCTCCTGATCACAACCCATTCTATGCTGGTtttgggaacagaaacactGATGAAGTCAGTTATTTGAAAGTCGGaattccaaaaggaaaaatattcaCCATCAATCCTAAG GGTGAAATTGCTGTCAACAAACATGTTGACACGAAATCTTACACGTCACTTCATGCTTTGGTGCATGGCATGTTTCCACCGAGGGCAGTTGAGCAG GAAGATTTTAATTCTTGGAATTTTTGGAAGCTGCCGCCTGCCACTATCGATGTATGA
- the LOC104447902 gene encoding phosphatidate phosphatase PAH2 isoform X3: protein MFLDQRGEAYFLREVEGEDGDLVLLPSSSSSGDDTDGQSRANKRPVKSKSCNYDTRGPNSIILSDEKIVARTNSRRSRIFGLVFGRRSVKADGYKDEDGDPGVERVDSLERAEIAADLLEMKWSTNLSTKNYGKDAASRFHPNVVLDNKPDEVLQIEDKNGGAENPLKSGLSCEGTEIGHHDPSVEKVEHCVSNGGKELPRVSTSGQVFEISTVRDSVLEEKSDVIVEETTQYVHSVDTANQTVNAEVVIAKIAGPVSDTSSSLDHEELKKYEWDSTEKNADFLENDTLGENRDADKVESCAYWVMSETFDSGLHSSTEHSQEEVYLAGGEAGEVSIKTIEAKTVVLPEQDIITEFQAEDVELDRKQKDSQQTSSWLINECIKLQVEEPVSAVASFDKIAEAEPTCGEDIRSMISVTEKDYLSYNDKSYRDNIGRELKLKLESSGNAENCLGDCLVSKTTISPTSESSEEEQFPFSDLDGFNVNEVTCVDAVSPEPANEESHLLLSMQCSGETGSSDGHEKSCASSDFDDQENSSVDPDNTIENSNIISSPINISRSHGIDGDEGMRLVESMPNMRSNVENLDSCELDIPLGHSLDSNYESLEFSIPSKEDASCSKSYACKEDQLAQDQPNAGDIQGLGGTKNFPFDPAVEVSLCKHLLYVGMGADAASQAFDAEKLDIHRYTSLGPSVVKDDRLVVRIGGQYFPWDAASPILLGMASFGADRIFEPKGMIAIDKEERTLDGNASKVIIPAGGSWRIWPFSLKNSKSRKARYSVRSFGAESVSETANSPNADELLPKPKVVKKMAKAMTPTSEQLASLNLKEGSNLVTFTFSTAMLGKQQVDARIYLWKWNSRVIISDVDGTITRSDVLGQFMPLVGVDWSQSGVAHLFSAIKENGYQLLFLSARAISQAYHTRRFLFNIKQDGKTLPDGPVVISPDGLFPSLYREVIRRAPHEFKIACLEEIRALFPPDHNPFYAGFGNRNTDEVSYLKVGIPKGKIFTINPKGEIAVNKHVDTKSYTSLHALVHGMFPPRAVEQEDFNSWNFWKLPPATIDV, encoded by the exons ATGTTTTTGGACCAAAGAGGAGAGGCTTACTTCCTCCGAGAAGTCGAGGGAGAAGATGGGGATTTGGTGTTGCTCCCGTCTTCTTCGTCTTCCGGCGATGACACAGATGGGCAGTCTCGGGCAAATAAGAGGCCGGTGAAGAGCAAAAGCTGCAATTACGACACAAGAGGACCAAATTCCATCATTTTGAGCGATGAAAAGATTGTTGCTAGGACCAATTCTCGAAGGTCGCGCATTTTCGGGCTGGTTTTTGGGCGGAGGTCGGTGAAGGCAGATGGTTACAAGGATGAAGATGGTGATCCCGGTGTGGAGAGGGTGGATTCGTTGGAGCGTGCGGAGATTGCCGCAGACCTCTTGGAGATGAAGTGGTCCACAAATCTTTCCACTAAGAACTACGGGAAGGATGCTGCTTCTCGGTTTCATCCTAATGTTGTTCTGGATAATAAGCCTGACGAGGTTTTGCAGATAGAGGACAAAAATGGTGGGGCAGAAAATCCTTTGAAGAGCGGTTTATCGTGTGAAGGAACTGAAATTGGTCACCATGATCCGTCTGTTGAAAAGGTGGAGCATTGTGTTTCTAATGGTGGCAAAGAATTGCCACGTGTTAGCACTTCAGGACAAGTTTTTGAAATTTCGACTGTCAGGGACAGTGTTTTGGAAGAGAAGAGTGACGTAATAGTGGAAGAAACTACCCAGTATGTACATAGTGTAGATACTGCCAATCAGACTGTAAATGCGGAGGTTGTAATTGCCAAGATCGCTGGCCCTGTTTCAGACACTTCCAGTTCACTGGATCATGAAGAACTCAAGAAATATGAATGGGATTCCACTGAAAAGAATGctgattttctggaaaatgacaCTCTTGGCGAGAACAGGGACGCTGATAAAGTTGAATCCTGTGCTTACTGGGTGATGTCAGAGACCTTTGATTCAGGATTGCATTCATCAACTGAGCATTCTCAGGAAGAAGTGTACCTTGCTGGTGGAGAAGCTGGTGAAGTTTCTATCAAGACAATTGAAGCCAAAACTGTGGTACTGCCTGAG CAGGATATAATCACCGAGTTCCAAGCTGAAGATGTTGAACTGGACAGAAAACAGAAGGATTCTCAACAGACGTCTTCTTGGTTAATAAATGAATGTATTAAACTGCAAGTCGAAGAGCCAGTTTCAGCAGTGGCTTCTTTTGACAAGATAGCAGAAGCTGAACCCACATGTGGTGAAGATATCCGGAGCATGATCAGTGTCACTGAAAAAGATTACCTCTCTTACAATGATAAAAGCTATAGAGATAATATCGGTAGAGAGCTGAAACTTAAGTTGGAGTCTAGTGGCAATGCTGAGAACTGCCTAGGTGATTGCCTTGTGTCAAAAACTACAATTTCTCCAACATCTGAAAGTTCAGAGGAGGAACAATTTCCTTTCAGTGACCTTGATGGTTTCAATGTCAATGAGGTTACATGTGTGGATGCAGTTTCACCAGAGCCTGCGAATGAAGAAAGTCATCTCTTGTTGAGTATGCAATGCAGTGGGGAGACTGGTTCGAGTGATGGACATGAGAAGTCATGTGCATCTTCTGATTTTGACGATCAAGAGAATTCATCAGTTGACCCTGATAATACAATTGAGAACTCAAATATTATCTCAAGCCCTATTAACATTTCTAGAAGCCATGGCATCGATGGGGATGAAGGTATGCGGCTAGTGGAATCAATGCCAAACATGAGGTCTAATGTTGAAAATCTGGACTCATGTGAGCTCGACATTCCCCTCGGTCACTCATTAGACTCAAATTACGAATCGCTGGAATTTTCTATCCCAAGCAAGGAAGATGCAAGTTGTTCAAAGTCTTATGCATGCAAAGAGGACCAATTAGCGCAAGACCAGCCTAACGCTGGAGACATCCAGGGTTTAGGAGGCACAAAGAATTTCCCTTTTGATCCTGCAGTAG AAGTGTCCCTCTGCAAACACTTGTTGTATGTAGGTATGGGGGCCGATGCTGCATCCCAAGCATTTGATGCTGAAAAGTTGGACATCCATAGATATACTTCTCTAGGTCCTTCTGTTGTCAAGGATGATAGGCTTGTTGTTAGAATTGGTGGTCAATACTTCCCCTGGGATGCAGCTTCTCCCATTCTTCTGGGGATGGCTTCTTTTGGAGCTGATCGAATATTTGAACCCAAGGGCATGATAGCCATTGATAAAGAGGAGAGAACTCTTGATGGAAATGCATCAAAAGTCATAATTCCAGCTGGTGGAAGCTGGAGAATTTGGCCCTTCTccttgaaaaattccaaatctcGAAAAGCTAGGTATAGTGTCAGAAGCTTTGGTGCTGAAAGTGTTTCAGAGACAGCTAACAGCCCTAATGCAGACGAATTGCTGCCTAAACCAAAAGTGGTGAAAAAGATGGCAAAGGCAATGACTCCTACATCTGAGCAGCTTGCGTCCCTAAATTTGAAAGAAGGAAGCAATTTGGTGACCTTCACATTTTCCACTGCAATGCTGGGAAAGCAGCAG GTTGACGCACGAATATATTTGTGGAAATGGAACAGTCGTGTCATCATCTCGGATGTAGATGGGACCATAACCAG ATCAGATGTTTTGGGTCAGTTTATGCCTTTGGTTGGAGTTGATTGGTCACAAAGTGGGGTTGCACATCTGTTTTCAGCTATTAAG GAAAATGGGTATCAATTGCTGTTTCTTAGTGCACGTGCAATTTCTCAGGCTTATCACACTAGGCGATTTCTGTTCAACATCAAGCAG GATGGCAAGACTTTACCGGATGGACCTGTTGTCATTTCTCCTGATGGACTTTTCCCTTCTTTATATCGAGAAG TTATAAGAAGGGCACCTCATGAATTCAAGATTGCATGCTTGGAG GAGATTAGGGCATTGTTTCCTCCTGATCACAACCCATTCTATGCTGGTtttgggaacagaaacactGATGAAGTCAGTTATTTGAAAGTCGGaattccaaaaggaaaaatattcaCCATCAATCCTAAG GGTGAAATTGCTGTCAACAAACATGTTGACACGAAATCTTACACGTCACTTCATGCTTTGGTGCATGGCATGTTTCCACCGAGGGCAGTTGAGCAG GAAGATTTTAATTCTTGGAATTTTTGGAAGCTGCCGCCTGCCACTATCGATGTATGA